A single genomic interval of Schistocerca americana isolate TAMUIC-IGC-003095 chromosome 2, iqSchAmer2.1, whole genome shotgun sequence harbors:
- the LOC124594217 gene encoding larval cuticle protein 16/17-like, with amino-acid sequence MKVALVFLAVAVAAVMADVKPIEVLSREEVHDASGQYSLTYQTANGITVVEHGELKPTPDGKDHVLIKSGQYQYTSPEGKIVDIKYKADEFGYVATGDAIPVAPVA; translated from the exons ATGAAGGTCGCATTGGTG TTCCTGGCCGTGGCCGTAGCGGCGGTGATGGCAGACGTCAAGCCCATCGAGGTCCTGTCACGAGAGGAGGTCCACGACGCGAGCGGCCAGTACTCTCTCAC GTACCAGACGGCCAACGGCATCACGGTGGTGGAGCACGGCGAGCTGAAGCCCACCCCTGACGGCAAGGACCACGTGCTGATCAAGAGCGGCCAGTACCAGTACACCAGCCCCGAGGGCAAGATCGTCGACATCAAGTACAAGGCCGACGAGTTCGGCTACGTCGCCACCGGAGACGCCATTCCAGTCGCACCCGTCGCCTAA